The DNA sequence CACACAGTCCTGCGTGGTGGTTAAAACTCTGATCTGAGAGCTTGGTTCACATCCCAGCAGAACCCTCatgaaagttacttaacctctctgcctcagtttcctcatctgtaaaatggggctaactGTAGTACCTATGTCACAGGGTCATTACATGTGTAAAGTCCTCAGGGTAATGCCACACACATGATGGGTGCCACTCAGTGAACAGAAACAGGCCGTGTAGGCATGAGGACGACAGGCCAGGGGAAAGGCCCCGTCAACTGGGTTTTTAGAAAGGTCGTGGTGGCCCAAGATAGGACATAGGCCCACCTTGTGCCAACACCAGCTAAGGTCTTGCAGAGAGGAGTGATGGGGCGTGGGTCACCCAGAGAGGAGTGACCAGGGCAGGATCTGAGGGGCCCTTCTGAGGCTTTGGTGACCTAGGACAGATCTAAGTGGGGAACTCAGAATCTTCAGTTAATGTGGGACCTTTGGCATCAGCAGGTGGGGGCAAGTGGAAAGAGAGgtgagggcagggcacagctacCTCTTATCTCTGTTCCCAACCTACCCACCACCCCTGGCCAATAGGTTACGTGGACGTGGGGCTGATCCCAGCTGGCGCTCGCGAGATCCACATTGAGGAGGTGGCCGAGGCCGCCAACTTCCTGGCCCTGCGCAGCGAGGACCCGGATAAGTACTTCCTCAACGGTGGGTGGACCATCCAGTGGAACGGGGACTACCAGGTGGCAGGCACCACCTTCACATACGCACGCACAGGCAACTGGGAGAACCTCACGTCCCCCGGTCCCACCGACGAGCCTGTCTGGATCCAGGTGACTGCTTCCCAGGGCCCAGGTAGGGGAGGAGCAGAGGTGGAGTCCGTGGGACCCTGCCCTATGGCAGGAGTGAGCCCCGCGGCAGTCACGGAGCCCGGTCCTACTGTTGGcacctctgcctctgtttcctcatctctaaaatggccCCATGGTCCAAGAGGTGGCTGGGGTCAGTCCTTTAGGGTGGTTACCCTGGGCAGCAGGTCCTAGGCGGAGGAAGAGGACACCTTGTGCTCACAGGGCCCTATCCACCTGCCCCAGCTCCTGTTTCAGGAGAGCAACCCTGGGGTGCGCTACGAGTACACCATCCACAGGGAGGCAGATGGCCACGGCCAGATCCAGCCGCCTGAGTTCTCCTGGCACTATGGGCCCTGGACCAAGTGCACAGTCACCTGTGGCACAGGTAAGGCGAGGGTTGGGCACAGCTGCTGCCCAGCAGGGCCTTTGTCTCTGGGCAGCAGTGCACGGCTTCAGCCTCTGGTTCATTGCTTATTTGCTGGGCCACTATGAGCTTGGAATGCtgcttctgggcctcagtttccccatctataaaatggggccagCAATAGCCCCGCCTTGTATGTGGCGGTGGCGTGAGGCCGTGGTTGGGTTTGGCACTAGTTGCCAAATCGTGGCTGAGCCTGCACATCTGTGGCCGCGTGTTGTCCTCACACCCGGGCTTCATGACAGGTATTATTGTTACACCCaattacagatgaagacactgaggttcagagaggccaaGGGAGCAGCCCAGTACCTCCCGGCTAGGACCCTGTGGTCCTACTGAACCTCCACACTGGGCTGCCTCTCTCAGGCTGGGGTGATGGCCAGGAGGACAATGAGGAGAGGGCAGCAGGGCCTGCCTTCATCCTGACAGGCAGTGAGGCCCGGTTCTGGAAGGGTTCTGAGCAGAGTGGGTCTTTGGGTGCAGGAAGGCTTGGGCAGGAGCACCCTGGGTGCCAGGCCTAGGCTAAACCCCCGTGGCCTCCCAGGCATGCAGAGACAAAGCGTGCACTGCACTGAACGGCAGGCGGGGCCTGTGGATGAGAGACACTGTGACCCCCTGGGCCGGCCGGATGACCGCCAGAGGAAGTGCAGCGAGGAGCCCTGCCCAGCCCGGTGAGCTTCGCCCCCCTGCCCCTACTGCTGCTCCCACCGGGTGCCTGGTTCCTAGCTGTCCCTCATCTGGGGTCCCTGAGAGAAGCAGAAGGAGCTGGGCCCTTGGCCTCTCTTCCCAAGGCTGAAGCCTCAGCCCCTGGTTGCTGCCAACCTCAGCCTGGGCCTGGGATCCCCCTCGGCAGCCAGCACCAGCCAGGGGCATCCCTGTTCACTTGTGTTTGGGTCCCTGGATGTGGACACAGGCCTCAGGTCTTGCCCAGGTACCCCAGGGGTGAATGTGGCAGGAGCAAAGGGGGCTATGCCCTGTCACTGGGCTTTGGGGGCCGGAGATCATCCCCTGGGCTTAGACCTGACCCTGACTGAACCGTGAGTGCCTGGGAGTCCCTCGGCCCCACGCTGATGCCACCCGCATGCTCCCCACAGGTGGTGGGCAGGTGAGTGGCAGCCGTGCTCCAGCTCCTGTGGCCCTGGGGGACTCTCCCGCCGGGCTGTGCTCTGCATCCGCAGTGTGGGGCTGGACGAACAGAGCGCCCTGGAGCTGCCTGCCTGTGAGCACCTGCCCCGGCCCTCTGCTGAAACCCCTTGCAATCGTGATGTGCCCTGTCCAGCCACCTGGGCCGTGGGGAACTGGTCTCGGGTGAGCATCAGAATGGGAGGAGGCCTGTCCCTGGTTCTCCCATTGGTCTTGGGCTACAGGGAGGCAGACAGCCTTCAGGGAGCCCTTACTGCTAGGCACCatggtgggagggaggctggggcatTCTAAGTCCAGCCCCGCCCCAAACCCCAAACCTTGGGCTAGGATGTTCTAGTGAGCCACAGCCACATGCCATGGTCTCTGGTCAGGGCCAGAGGGGACTGGCCGAGGCCCCGCACGCTGACACTGAGCTGTGGGCAAGGTGCCTTGCTgggccccagcttctcctggcctGAGTCCCTCACCCGGGCCTTCCCTTCAGTGCTCGGTGACGTGTGGGCCAGGCACTCAGCACCGGAGCATCCTCTGCACCAATGACACTGGTGTCCCCTGCGATGAAGCCCAGAGGCCAACAAGCGAGGCCACCTGCCTTCTGCCCCCCTGCCCATGGGCCCTGGACACGCTGGGCCCTGAAGGCTCAGGCAGCGGCTCCTCCAGCCATGAACTCTTCAATGAGATCGATTTCATCCCCCGCCGCCTGGCCCCACgccctccacctgcctcctcaCCCAAGCCGGCTGGCATGGGCAATGCCATCGGGGAGGAGGACCCCGAGCTGGGCCTGCCGGGGCCTGTGTTCGTTGATGACTTCTACTATGACTACAATTTCATTAACTTCCACGAGGACCTGTCCTACGGGCCCTTCGAGGAGCCCAACACAGACCTGGCGGGCACAGGGGATTGGATGCCCCCACCTCCGAGCAGTCCTGCTGAGCCCTCCATGGGCATTCCCATGCCTGCCACAGAGCCTCCTGGGACTAAGGAGGAGGGGGCGCTGGGAGATTGgtcccctgcccctcagcccaccCAGACTGGCCATTCCACACCCCCACCCTCGGAGCAGACCCCTGGGAACCCCTGGGCCAACTTCTTATCTGAGGATGAGGCCCCCATTGGAgccccagaccttgggctgcccAGCTTGCCCTGGCCCCCGACTTCAGTCGGCATGGAGACGCCTGCTGCCCCTGGGGACCAAAATAAGTtcctgggaggggaggacagccagagccagccaccccctcccTGGTGGGAGAGGACCAATGAGGTTTCCGAGGACAACGAGGAAGCCTTAGGCCGCAGAGCGCCTCACCTCCCCCAAAGACCCAGCCCCACGTCGCCTGCTGGGTCCACCatcagccccacccacccctctcctAGTCCCGACCCCATAGAGCTGTGGACAAGCAGGACTGTGGCCTGGGAACCAGCTCTGGAGGGCAGCCTGGTGCCTGTGGACGGTGAGCTGTGGCCCACAGTGGGGGgcgctcctccccctcctccttccacaGCCGCTCTGCCAGACACTCGGGGCATGGACAGCCCCCTGGAGCCGGGGACTCCCACCCTTTCAACCCCAGGACTGGCTCCTCAGGACCTGCAGACCCTGGCAGTGCCGGGAACTTTCCTTCTGGGGGCCCCAATCAACCTAGGGCACACGCCTTGGGTGACCACCCTGAGCCCGGGCCCCTTGGGCCAGCCTGGGTCCCCGAGTCCTGAGGCACCCCCACGCCCTGTGTGGCTGTCCACACCAGCCGAGGACAATCCAGCCAACAGCAGCAGAGCCCCTGGGCCTCCAGACCCCAGATTGGCCGAGGAAGGGCCCCCCGCAAACCTGCCGCCTGCCAAGAATGCCAGTTGGGAAGTGGGAAACTGGAGCAAGGCAAGTGGTGCGGGTGGGGGTGGTTGGGAGGGGGTCGGGCGGCTGGGGGTCCAGCAGGACCTCGCTGACTCAGACGCATCTGAAAATGAGCAGAGCGGTATACAGGCCTTGTCTGTCCTGCCTCCCGGGGGGATGGGGATTCTGGGGTTTGGAAACTGACAGCCCGTGGTGGGTGGAGGCTCTGAGGTGGGAGGAGCGTGGTCCCGCTCAGTCATACTGTCCTCATGTGCTCCTCGGGCCAGGCTGCCCCATCGGGCCTCAGCCTCTCTTCTGAGCAATAGGGTAGAGCCAGGGGCCTGGGTCCCTGGAGTCCCCGAAGGCCCTTCCTGAGTAGCACAGGGGGCCACCGGGGAGCCAGGGCAGGCGCAGATGAGGGGCAGCCAGGAACAACGGCCCTTTCGTTCTCTGGCTTGAGTGCTCCCAGGGACAGGGAGCTTACTCCAAATAGCTGTGTCAGGGAAGGGCCCCCTCCATGCCCCccaggcccggccccgcccagcaaGGCCCACCAGGGTTAGCCAAGGCTCCAGCAGGTGCAGCTCAGTTCTTGCCACCTGGCTCTCCCCTCAGTGGCCCCACCTGCTTTGTCAGGGGCCTGTGAGGATCTGAACTGCGTGGAAAGATGCTGGCCTgtgccccccatccccaccccagcatCTCCATGTTGTCTCTGTTGGGGAAGTGAACTGCTTCTGTTCAGATCCCTAGTTTTGGTGCGGGAGGTTCAGGCTGAGGCCCAGTGAGAAACCCTTCCCAAGTGATCCTGGGAAGCAGTAAGCCTTGTCAGGACAGCTGGGCCACCTCACCTGTGTCTCTTGTGAGTAGGGACAGCTGATTGCTAGAGGAGTTGATTTTTCATCCTCATGGTCCCCTTGGGAGGTGGGTAGAGgagcccattttgcagatgaggaaatgaggcacTGACTCCACTGAGGTCCCACCCACCTTGATGAGCAGTCCTCTCACGGTGGGCCTGGAAGGTGTAGGCATCTGCCCACCCTCATGGCCCGTGACCCCCTGCCCCCAGTGCTCCACCACCTGCGGCCTGGGTGCCGTCTGGAGGCCCGTGCGCTGCAGCTCCGGCCGGGAGGAGGACTGCGCCCCCGCTGGCCGGCCCCAGCCCGCCCGCCGCTGCCACCTGCGGCCCTGTGCTGCCTGGCACACGGGTAACTGGAGTAAGGTGCGTGAGGACCGAGGAGGCGGGCAGCCTCGGGGCACGGGCGGAGCCCCGGGGCCCACGGCTGGTGTTTGGGGTCAGCCACAGCCACCAGTGGGGGTCGGGACAGGCTCCGTGCTGCACATCTTTGTActgtaatttctgtctctttcgAATCGTTTCATCTTTGTGTGGTTCGGCCTGCCCCAAGCCCCCTCTCTTGTTGGCTGTATCCTTTCCTCTGTTCTTTCCATTGCCCTCCGGCTTTCACTTTctcctttgttcttctttctccatctgTCCCATCCTGGGGCGGCCCCTGGCCATGCTGCCCGAGGCTCATCAGCCATGGCCTCTCCTGGGACTCTGAAGGGACTGGCCCTGGGCGGGGGGTGGTCCAGTGCTTGCCCGGTCACACTCCTCACGGGTCCTGCATGTGCACGCGCGTGGGGCGCTGTGTCCACAAACACGACCCTCGGCTTCCAGTGCTCCCGCAGCTGTGGCGGCGGTTCCTCCGTGCGGGACGTGCAGTGTGTGGACACACGGGACCTCCGGCCCCTGCGGCCCTTCCACTGCCAGCCGGGGCCTCCCAAgccgcccgcccgccggccctgcggggcccagccctgcctcagCTGGTACATCTCTTCCTGGAGGGAGGTGAGGCCTGGGGAACTGGGATGGGAGTGGGGTTGTCCTCAGACCCTGGCAGTGCCCAGACCCCTTTCCCTGCCCTCACAGTGCTCCGAGGCCTGCGGCGGGGGTGAGCAGCAGCGTCTGGTGACCTGTCCAGAGCCCGGCCTCTGCGAGGAGGCACTGAGACCCAACAGCACGCGGCCCTGCAACACCCACCCCTGTACGCAGTGGGTGGTGGGGCCCTGGGGCCAGGTGAGCAAGCAGGCGTTGGGGAGGACCAGTGCTCAGTGGGCACCAATCAGTCCTTCGTTCACATTAAGGAGTTCACTGTGTCCCGTGCACCAGGATCTCTGCGGTCCTGCAGATACAGTGGTGGCCAGACGAGGTCCCCACCCTGCTGAAGCTTAGGCCTCCCAGGGAGACAGACTGAAAAAAACAGACATGCGCTGTGATGTCAGGGAAGGCCTTCTGAGGAGGGAGACCTCAGGGTCTTTAGAGTGAGACCCACAGGAGTCAGTGATGTGGAGAGGCAtacagggaacagcaagtgcaaagtccTGGGGCAGAAGTGACAGACTCGGGGTGTCCAGGGGACTAAGCAAATGCCAGACTGGCAGGAGGGGTATGGGAGTGGCCAGTGTGGCCTCAGGTGAGCAGGACACCTTCCTGCCAGGCCTGCTTGTCCCCCTGGCTGCTGAGGGACCCTGGGCAGGTTGCTACGGCTTGCTGGCCTCtgtcttgtctgtaaaatgaggttgtGGGGATTCAGTGAGGTCACAATGAGAActtagcccagggcctggcacaaagtTGGCACAgattaagtctatttttagagcTTTATAAAAACACCAGACCCCACCTGATGAGAACAAAATCTGGCTCAGGACGATGGGCCCTGCTCAGGAAGCTCCCCCCGCCATCCCTTCCGCTGCCCACAGGCTGCAGCAGGTCCTCCAGCCCCGGAGCCCCTGCCCAGGCCGCTCAGGCCCCCTCGGCCCCTCTGCTCCGCAGGCGCATCTCGCGCCAGTGAACACCTAGTGGCCTTGGGGCCGACCTTCTGAGGAGGCATGAGAGGTGGGCCTGGGAGTGAGGAGCTCGGCTTCCTGGCCAAGGCAGCGGCTGCCCCCATCCCCCGATGCCCCCTGCAGGGCTGGCTAAGGGGATGctcacccctcccctgctccccgcaGTGCTCAGCCCCCTGTGGTGGTGGTGTCCAGCGGCGCCTGGTCAAGTGCGTCAACACCCAGACCGGGCTGCCCGAGGAAGACAGCGACCAGTGCGACCACGAGGCCTGGCCTGAGAGCTCCCGGCCGTGTGGGGCCCAGGACTGTGAGCTCACCGAGCCGCCACGTGAGTGCCCCACCTGGCtctctgctgggggtggggggcggtagTGGGAGATGGAGAATCAGCAAACCATGGCCCCCACAGCACTGGCTGATGGAGTGGGTGCCTCGCAAAAGCTGAGGCTGTGCTGGGGTCATGGCCAAGGAGGGGTCCAGCCCTGCAGTCATCCTCAGGCAGCTGTCTCTATTCAAGGGAGGAGTTGGGGTAGCTGCCTTGGCCCCCaggctgctgtgtgaccttggccaagctcTTTTTCCCTCTGGGTCTCAGCTACTCCCTCCCCGACACCCTGAGTGAGGCCAGGTATGTCCCTGAGACAGGCCTGGGTGAGCCCCTATCCCCGGCTCTCGCCTGTCCATTTCCTGGCCAGAGGAGCACTGCCCAGAGTGAGCAATGGAACTGCAGGAGGGGCTTCCCTCCTGGGGTCCTGCAGGCTCCTAGCAGCtggacacacaaacacatactcaCTTCCTTCCTGCAGCCCAGCCACCCCCAGCAGTgctgagcacaggaaactacGGCCCTGGAGTCACACCTGGCCTCCCCTCTccagctgggtggccttgggctCCATTTCCTTGTCTGGGCCTCCGCTCATGGATAAAAGGACAGACCACCTCCATCCTCACAATGAGGTCTCAGGGTGAAGGGCGCAGGAGGTGCTCAGGGAAGCTGGGCTTCTCCCTTTTCCTCGTGACCACGGTCATGCCCCTTGGTGAGGTCAAGAAGAGTGCCTAGAGCTGCCTGCCTGTGACAGTCGAGAGAACCCAGCAGCTCTTCTGCCTATCAGCGGTCTGAGTCCTGCCTTAAGGACAGAGTCCCCTTAGCACAGAATCCTTGGCCCTCAACTGGCATTCAGGGCCTCCAGGGACCTGCCCCAATCTGCCTTCCATGCCAGCGGCTCGCTCCTTGGCAGCCCTTGGCCAGCCCCAGACCAGCCACTGCCCTGCCTTGCTGCCCGTGCCATGGGCAAGGATGGTCTTCTTGCCCCAAATCCCATTACCTCGAGGCCCAATAGAAATGCCACCCACCCCGATGCCCTGCCCTTGGCATTCATCCAGCAAGCACCTCAGTACCTCCTGCAGGCCAGCCAAGGATGCTGAGACCCAGGAGTCCCCAGGATGTTTTGATGATCTGTGGGGTTATGTGGCAGGACGTTTGGAAAGCCTGGAAACTCCACGGTGTGTGGTCACCGCAGTGAGGCAGCTGACATAGCACAGCCACATCCGTTCTCCTGTGGAGGTGGGGGCTATTGGCAGAGGAGGGAACTGGGGCCCCCTGAGAGACCAGgaaacttgcctgaggtcacacagtgggAACAGATGTGTAGGTCAGAGCTCTGCCCAGAGCGGGGGTGGAAGAGCCCGCCACCTGCCTCGTGCCCTCTGCCAGGCCCCAGGGGTGTCCCAGGGCCAGGGCTGCCAGCTGCCTTCCAGCTTCTCCTCCCCTGGGATGTCTGCTGCAGTGAGCAAAGCTAGGCGGCAGCTGGGGGCTGTCGGAGGCAGCGGGAGCAAGGCCAGGAGGTTGGAAGCAAGCCGCTTCCCAAAATAGCTCCGATAAGCACAGGACAGGAGGGCCTGCCAAGCCTCAGCCCCGGACAAGCACAGCCTGCAGCGTCCCTGCGTCCCTCCTCGGGAGCCCTGGGTTCTGCCGCCAGGCTGTGTGGCTCCAGTCATACctgctctctctgggcctcaatacTTGGCCTGGCTGACAGGACTCTGTTCTGGTGTGTGACCTGGAAGCTGAGGCTGAGTACAGGTTCAGGGAGGCCTGGCAGGACAGGTGCATTTGATCAGAGGGAGGTGGCAGGGCTGGACGGCGGAGGTCACTATAAGTGGCAAGAGGTACCTGGGACTAAAACTGTATGCCTGGACCTGTCGTGTCACCCAGAGTCAGCAGGCATGGAGATGGGTGGCAGGTACCTTGGCTTCTCGTGAGCACGTGAGGTGGTCAGGGCTGGAGCGTCAGAGCCCTTCCTGAGGAAACCTGAGTCCAGCAGTGCCAGGTCTCCagttctgggggtgggggcctgggcCAGGGGCAGGTGGGCCAGGACAACAGCTGGGGTTCTGTGACGGAGGCCCAGGGAACCTCCAGAAACAGGAGGCTGGTGCTCTGGGGGTGGCTGCAGGTCTCCTTAAGGCTGTTGGGGGCAAAGAGATGGCGCAGATGAAATCTCTGGGAAGACCCTCCACCCTGGGTGCAGGCAGGAAGAGGGGGTTGGTTCCCCGTGTCCCCCGGGTCCTGACCCGCTCCCTCCACCTCCAGGCTGCGAGCGCGACCGCCTGTCCTTCGGTTTCTGCGAGACGCTGCGCCTCCTGGGCCGCTGCCAGCTGCCCACCGTCCGCACCCAGTGCTGCCGCTCCTGTCCCCCTCCCGGCCATGGCGCCCCCTCCCGCGGCCATCAGCGGGTCGCCCGCCGCTGACCCGCGCCCGGCCCTGGCCGGCCAGGACGCACAGACAGACCGACGCACGGACCTCAGCGCCCACCCGGGGCTGCGATGGAGCCCCGCCCCTCGTGCCCTAATGGTGCTAACCTCGCCCCCGCCAGCGGCAGGCTGGGGACCTCTCCCCCTGAgaaaaggtatttttttattctaagtttgtgtaacattattattattattattatacataaaCGAACATCTGCTGTTTCTAAGTGCAGCTTGGCTTCCTCTTGGATTGAGGGAATTTCAAGTCTGAAACTCCACCTCCGCCGCAGCGGACAGCACCTTTCACCTGCTCCTCTGGGAGGTCCGCGGGGGCGCGAGGAGCAAACGAGTGCACGCAGAGGACAACCCACTAGGCAGGAAGGCCGAGGGAGTCAGGGCGGAGGACAGCTTCCTGCAGGAGGTGTGTGCAGGGCCTCACAGGGCTGGATAACCCATGTAGGGAAGGTTTTCTAGGCACCAGGTACAGCTTGGCAGAGGCCCACGTGGTGGTGGTCCCCTACTCACGATCCTTCCACACCCCTTCCTTCATGTCATCCCCCAGCCCTTTGTCCCACATCCCCACTCTGGGGTCTTCAGAGACCTATGTTTCCCAGGGATTGAGCCACACCTCCTTAAGGAGCAAGGCCCACCCTGTCACCAGCAGGGACTATTCCCTGGAGTGATGGTGATGGGGTCTGGGAACCCCACAGGCACATGCCTGGACCTCTGCTTCATCTGCTAACTCATTTGCACTAAGGGGGTGGAGTGGGTAGCACCATCTGGGCTTTGTAAACCCCTGGGGTTGGTGCCCACCCCAGGAGGgtgatgggggtggagggagaagcaGACTGGCCAGCCACACCCTTCTCAGCCCCCACCTGTCCCTTCCTTTCATCTTCTCTGTGCTCATGGCTGGGGCCGGGCAGGCTGACTCCTTCCTCACTGCCAATCCCAGGTGCTGGCTCTTGCTATGTTGACCTGTGGTCCCGCTACCTAGCACCTGCCCACCAtggcccctccctgcctgccaaACCTAGTTCCATGGAGTCAGACTTGAACTCACCAGGGAGCAGATGGGCGTGAGGTGCTTTGAAGTGTGTCCTGGGCCCTGGcgaggggtggggaggctggggaaggcCAGACACTGTCTCCAGGACGTGACCTGTGCAGGCCCCAGCCCTTACCTCTAGCCATGGCCTTGGACTTGATGGTTTTACAACCTGCTCACAAGTCCTACTCCTGGAAGGGGTTTGTCCCCCTTCTCCAAACGGGGGAACACCACTCATTCTGTTCTACGGTGGATGCCATTCACAGACTGTGATATGAATGGTGGCCCTGGAGCTGTGTACATCTTGGTCTGAAGGCACTTGCCCTGGGCCACATGGCCACTGGTGGCTTGGTGTGTATGTTGGAAGCAAGTGGAGGGGACAATGAAAATCACTCCATGGGGAATTGAGAGCGAGAAACAGTATAGAGGGCTGAAGCAATCAGCAAGTGTCTATCCTAGGACTGGCCGGCTGCTCTAGTGGTTAGGGTGCTGGGGTGCCCAGCTCTCCAACTTCCTGTTCTCTACACTCTGTAGGGATCAAGTAAGTaccccattttcagatgaggagtCCAAGGGCATATGCCCTGACCATGCAGGCCTCAAGCTCCCATCTCCTGCTCGGAGATTTGGGCCACCCCCAGCAGCTGACCCCTCTGACCAGGGAGGAAGACGGCTCTGAGCAGGCCCCACGGTAGCTGTGCACAAAGAGCCGTCTGGGGCTTGCGTGAGTCCAGGCATCACTACACCGTCTGAGGGTGGAGGGGTGTCAGCCTTGCTTCCTGTCTGTGTTTGCAGCAGCCCAGTTGGCCCAAGGAGGCCCTGGGGACCCACGACTTGAGTAATGGTTTCCCAAGGCTTTCCACTGTCGCAAGGGCAACCCTTTACAAGGGACAGGGAGCAGGGCCTCTGCTTACAGCACACACACTGACTCAGAGACTGAGCAGGGGCTAGCACTGGGGTCCCAGTCCCAGCTGTGCCACTGCTGttgtgctgtgtgacctcaggaaacCCCAGGCTCATTGAATCCGTGTCCCAGGAGGAGACAGGCTCACCAGCTCCTCGCCTGCTGTCTGGGAATCCTCACTGGAGCCCCCACCACCGCCGGAAAGACATTTAGTCTTAATCATTCTCGTGTGTTTTTCCAACGATGAGGGTGAGGGGAGTGGTGTCCGCAGTGGCAGCTGGGCCTGAGCTGTGAGCCGGAGCAGGAGGCAAACAACCCATGACTCAGGCAGGGCACGTCATcgctgggggaaggaggggtgccTGCCACCCTGTGGCTGGGGGCTGCTCCGGACACAGGGAACTccagctcctggctcctggcccaccccagggcccccagccctCACCTGCAGGCTGGCTGTGGCTTCAAGGACCTCCTAGGGCTACCAC is a window from the Camelus bactrianus isolate YW-2024 breed Bactrian camel chromosome 27, ASM4877302v1, whole genome shotgun sequence genome containing:
- the ADAMTS7 gene encoding A disintegrin and metalloproteinase with thrombospondin motifs 7 isoform X1, which codes for MHGGLSPRSPAPLLRPLLLLLCALAPGAHGSSPGHAAKGRAALDIVHPVRVDAGGSFLSYELWPRALRKRDVSARRGAPAFYELQYRGRELRFNLTANPHLLAPGFVSETRRRGGLGHAQIRARAPACHLLGEVQDPELEGGLAAISACDGLKGVFQLSHEDYFIEPLDGVLARPGRAQPHVVYKRQAPDRRAELGESRAAGTCGVKVWSHPRVTDFNCWGPRVWYHQCLFCRVATALASPESPDLETRRERWEQRQQWRRQRPRRLHQRSVSKEKWVETLVVADTKMVEYHGQPNVENYVLTIMNMVAGLFHDPSIGNPIHITIVRLILLEDEEEDLKITHHADNTLKSFCKWQKSINMKGDAHPLHHDAAILLTRKDLCAAMNRPCETLGLSHVAGMCQPHRSCNINEDTGLPLAFTVAHELGHSFGIQHDGSGNDCEPVGKRPFIMSPQLLYDAAPLTWSRCSREYITRFLDRGWGLCLDDSPAKDVIDFPSVPPGILYDVGHQCRLQYGAYSVFCDDMDNVCHTLWCSVGTTCHSKLDAAVDGTRCGESKWCLNGECVPVGFRPEAVDGGWSGWSAWSVCSRSCGVGVQSAERQCTQPVPKYRGKYCVGERKRFRLCNLQACPTGRPSFRQVQCSHFDAMLYKGQLHTWVPVVNDVNPCELHCRPSNEYFAEKLRDAVVDGTPCYQGQASRDLCINGICKNVGCDFEIDSGAVEDRCGVCHGNGSTCHTVSGTFEEAEGLGYVDVGLIPAGAREIHIEEVAEAANFLALRSEDPDKYFLNGGWTIQWNGDYQVAGTTFTYARTGNWENLTSPGPTDEPVWIQLLFQESNPGVRYEYTIHREADGHGQIQPPEFSWHYGPWTKCTVTCGTGMQRQSVHCTERQAGPVDERHCDPLGRPDDRQRKCSEEPCPARWWAGEWQPCSSSCGPGGLSRRAVLCIRSVGLDEQSALELPACEHLPRPSAETPCNRDVPCPATWAVGNWSRCSVTCGPGTQHRSILCTNDTGVPCDEAQRPTSEATCLLPPCPWALDTLGPEGSGSGSSSHELFNEIDFIPRRLAPRPPPASSPKPAGMGNAIGEEDPELGLPGPVFVDDFYYDYNFINFHEDLSYGPFEEPNTDLAGTGDWMPPPPSSPAEPSMGIPMPATEPPGTKEEGALGDWSPAPQPTQTGHSTPPPSEQTPGNPWANFLSEDEAPIGAPDLGLPSLPWPPTSVGMETPAAPGDQNKFLGGEDSQSQPPPPWWERTNEVSEDNEEALGRRAPHLPQRPSPTSPAGSTISPTHPSPSPDPIELWTSRTVAWEPALEGSLVPVDGELWPTVGGAPPPPPSTAALPDTRGMDSPLEPGTPTLSTPGLAPQDLQTLAVPGTFLLGAPINLGHTPWVTTLSPGPLGQPGSPSPEAPPRPVWLSTPAEDNPANSSRAPGPPDPRLAEEGPPANLPPAKNASWEVGNWSKCSTTCGLGAVWRPVRCSSGREEDCAPAGRPQPARRCHLRPCAAWHTGNWSKCSRSCGGGSSVRDVQCVDTRDLRPLRPFHCQPGPPKPPARRPCGAQPCLSWYISSWRECSEACGGGEQQRLVTCPEPGLCEEALRPNSTRPCNTHPCTQWVVGPWGQCSAPCGGGVQRRLVKCVNTQTGLPEEDSDQCDHEAWPESSRPCGAQDCELTEPPRCERDRLSFGFCETLRLLGRCQLPTVRTQCCRSCPPPGHGAPSRGHQRVARR
- the ADAMTS7 gene encoding A disintegrin and metalloproteinase with thrombospondin motifs 7 isoform X2 — protein: MHGGLSPRSPAPLLRPLLLLLCALAPGAHGSSPGHAAKGRAALDIVHPVRVDAGGSFLSYELWPRALRKRDVSARRGAPAFYELQYRGRELRFNLTANPHLLAPGFVSETRRRGGLGHAQIRARAPACHLLGEVQDPELEGGLAAISACDGLKGVFQLSHEDYFIEPLDGVLARPGRAQPHVVYKRQAPDRRAELGESRAAGTCGVKESPDLETRRERWEQRQQWRRQRPRRLHQRSVSKEKWVETLVVADTKMVEYHGQPNVENYVLTIMNMVAGLFHDPSIGNPIHITIVRLILLEDEEEDLKITHHADNTLKSFCKWQKSINMKGDAHPLHHDAAILLTRKDLCAAMNRPCETLGLSHVAGMCQPHRSCNINEDTGLPLAFTVAHELGHSFGIQHDGSGNDCEPVGKRPFIMSPQLLYDAAPLTWSRCSREYITRFLDRGWGLCLDDSPAKDVIDFPSVPPGILYDVGHQCRLQYGAYSVFCDDMDNVCHTLWCSVGTTCHSKLDAAVDGTRCGESKWCLNGECVPVGFRPEAVDGGWSGWSAWSVCSRSCGVGVQSAERQCTQPVPKYRGKYCVGERKRFRLCNLQACPTGRPSFRQVQCSHFDAMLYKGQLHTWVPVVNDVNPCELHCRPSNEYFAEKLRDAVVDGTPCYQGQASRDLCINGICKNVGCDFEIDSGAVEDRCGVCHGNGSTCHTVSGTFEEAEGLGYVDVGLIPAGAREIHIEEVAEAANFLALRSEDPDKYFLNGGWTIQWNGDYQVAGTTFTYARTGNWENLTSPGPTDEPVWIQLLFQESNPGVRYEYTIHREADGHGQIQPPEFSWHYGPWTKCTVTCGTGMQRQSVHCTERQAGPVDERHCDPLGRPDDRQRKCSEEPCPARWWAGEWQPCSSSCGPGGLSRRAVLCIRSVGLDEQSALELPACEHLPRPSAETPCNRDVPCPATWAVGNWSRCSVTCGPGTQHRSILCTNDTGVPCDEAQRPTSEATCLLPPCPWALDTLGPEGSGSGSSSHELFNEIDFIPRRLAPRPPPASSPKPAGMGNAIGEEDPELGLPGPVFVDDFYYDYNFINFHEDLSYGPFEEPNTDLAGTGDWMPPPPSSPAEPSMGIPMPATEPPGTKEEGALGDWSPAPQPTQTGHSTPPPSEQTPGNPWANFLSEDEAPIGAPDLGLPSLPWPPTSVGMETPAAPGDQNKFLGGEDSQSQPPPPWWERTNEVSEDNEEALGRRAPHLPQRPSPTSPAGSTISPTHPSPSPDPIELWTSRTVAWEPALEGSLVPVDGELWPTVGGAPPPPPSTAALPDTRGMDSPLEPGTPTLSTPGLAPQDLQTLAVPGTFLLGAPINLGHTPWVTTLSPGPLGQPGSPSPEAPPRPVWLSTPAEDNPANSSRAPGPPDPRLAEEGPPANLPPAKNASWEVGNWSKCSTTCGLGAVWRPVRCSSGREEDCAPAGRPQPARRCHLRPCAAWHTGNWSKCSRSCGGGSSVRDVQCVDTRDLRPLRPFHCQPGPPKPPARRPCGAQPCLSWYISSWRECSEACGGGEQQRLVTCPEPGLCEEALRPNSTRPCNTHPCTQWVVGPWGQCSAPCGGGVQRRLVKCVNTQTGLPEEDSDQCDHEAWPESSRPCGAQDCELTEPPRCERDRLSFGFCETLRLLGRCQLPTVRTQCCRSCPPPGHGAPSRGHQRVARR